A region from the Ichthyobacterium seriolicida genome encodes:
- the nqrE gene encoding NADH:ubiquinone reductase (Na(+)-transporting) subunit E codes for MELVNIFIKAIFIDNMIFAYFLGMCSYLAVSKTINTAVGLGIAVTFVLTITVPTNYIIENYILKEGALSWLGEGFSNIDLSFLSFIMFIAVIASMVQLVEMIVERFSPSLYGALGIFLPLIAVNCSILGGSLFMQQRNFPDVSHAAVYGLGSGIGWFLAILALAAIREKIKYSNVPAPFRGLGITFIITGLMGIAFMSFMGIKL; via the coding sequence ATGGAATTAGTAAATATTTTTATAAAGGCTATATTCATAGACAATATGATTTTCGCTTATTTTTTGGGTATGTGTTCTTACTTGGCTGTATCTAAGACTATAAACACAGCTGTGGGATTAGGGATTGCTGTCACTTTTGTTTTGACAATTACTGTTCCTACTAATTATATCATTGAAAATTATATTTTAAAGGAGGGTGCTTTATCTTGGTTAGGTGAAGGGTTTAGTAATATAGATTTGAGCTTTTTGAGTTTTATAATGTTCATAGCTGTAATTGCTTCTATGGTCCAATTAGTTGAGATGATAGTCGAGAGATTCAGTCCATCTCTTTATGGAGCTTTGGGTATTTTTCTTCCGCTTATCGCTGTGAACTGTTCTATACTAGGTGGTTCTCTATTTATGCAGCAACGTAATTTTCCTGATGTCTCACATGCCGCGGTTTATGGGTTGGGGTCGGGTATAGGCTGGTTTTTGGCTATTTTGGCTCTTGCAGCTATAAGGGAAAAGATAAAGTATTCTAATGTGCCAGCTCCTTTTAGGGGGCTTGGTATAACTTTTATTATTACTGGTTTGATGGGTATAGCCTTCATGAGTTTTATGGGTATAAAACTCTAA
- a CDS encoding NADH:ubiquinone reductase (Na(+)-transporting) subunit D codes for MTKEVKKKEPLFSKNNRKLITNPLDDDNPVTVQVLGICSALAITVKLKPSIVMAISVMAVLAIGNVVISLIRNLIPNRIRIIVQLVVVASLVILVDQVLKAFVFDVSKELSVFVGLIITNCIIMGRFEAFALGNTPWKSFLDGIGNAMSYGIILIIVAFFRELFGSGQLLGYQVIPDSVYMEFGGWYKNNGMMLLPSMALITTGIIIGTHRYKNQKLIEKQ; via the coding sequence ATGACCAAAGAAGTTAAGAAAAAAGAGCCATTGTTTTCTAAGAACAACAGGAAACTTATAACTAATCCGTTAGATGATGATAATCCAGTAACTGTTCAGGTTTTAGGTATATGTTCTGCTTTGGCTATAACGGTAAAGTTAAAGCCTTCCATAGTTATGGCCATATCGGTAATGGCAGTATTAGCTATAGGTAATGTAGTTATATCTCTTATCAGGAATTTAATACCGAATCGTATTCGTATTATAGTTCAGTTGGTTGTAGTAGCTTCTTTGGTAATATTGGTAGATCAGGTGTTAAAAGCCTTTGTATTTGATGTTAGTAAGGAGCTGAGTGTATTTGTGGGATTGATAATTACCAATTGTATTATAATGGGGCGTTTCGAAGCTTTTGCTCTAGGTAATACTCCCTGGAAATCTTTTTTAGATGGAATAGGTAATGCCATGAGTTATGGTATAATTTTGATTATTGTAGCCTTTTTCAGAGAGTTATTCGGTTCAGGTCAGTTGCTCGGATATCAGGTAATTCCCGACAGTGTTTATATGGAATTCGGAGGATGGTATAAAAATAATGGTATGATGCTCTTACCATCTATGGCTCTTATAACTACGGGTATTATTATTGGTACACATAGGTATAAAAATCAAAAATTGATAGAGAAACAATAA
- a CDS encoding NADH:ubiquinone reductase (Na(+)-transporting) subunit B: protein MRFLRKSLDKIKVHFDKGGKLENFKPAFSAFDTLLYVPNTVTHSGVHIRSGVDLKRVMITVILALMPCLFFGIYNVGYQHYSQLEGSDVYFLDAMIFGLQRVVPMILVSYGVGLGIEFLFAIKRKHEVNEGFLVSGMLIPMIMPVDLPLWMLAVSVVFAVVLGKEIFGGTGMNILNPALTARAFLFFAYPTFMSGDKVWVADSMILDGISGETILGQLAQNKPLVSSVGSDIHYTVYDMFMGSIPGSIAETSVLAILIGAFFLIYTGIGSWQIMFSAVVGASAIGLLFNAVAPEGNSLMSFPWWNHMLVGGFAFGVVFMATDPVSAAQTNKGKYIYGFLVGVFSILIRVFNPAYPEGVMLAILFMNVFAPTIDHYVIQANIKRRKKRLKLNRA, encoded by the coding sequence ATGAGATTTTTGAGAAAGTCTTTAGACAAGATAAAAGTACATTTTGACAAAGGGGGAAAGTTAGAGAATTTCAAGCCTGCTTTTAGTGCTTTTGATACTCTTTTGTACGTACCTAATACTGTTACGCATTCTGGTGTTCATATCAGGAGTGGTGTAGACTTAAAGAGGGTTATGATTACCGTTATATTAGCTCTAATGCCATGTCTGTTTTTTGGCATATACAACGTAGGATATCAGCACTATTCTCAACTTGAAGGTTCGGATGTTTATTTCCTCGACGCTATGATATTTGGGTTACAGAGGGTGGTTCCGATGATATTAGTATCATATGGTGTTGGTTTGGGCATAGAGTTTCTCTTTGCAATAAAGAGAAAGCACGAAGTCAATGAGGGTTTTTTGGTCTCTGGGATGCTAATACCTATGATTATGCCAGTAGATCTGCCTCTATGGATGCTAGCTGTATCTGTTGTTTTTGCTGTGGTCTTGGGTAAGGAAATATTTGGAGGCACGGGCATGAATATATTAAATCCTGCTCTTACTGCTAGAGCTTTTTTATTTTTTGCCTATCCTACTTTTATGTCTGGAGACAAGGTCTGGGTAGCTGATTCCATGATTTTAGACGGCATTTCTGGTGAAACTATACTGGGTCAGTTGGCACAGAACAAACCTCTTGTGTCTTCTGTTGGAAGTGATATTCACTACACCGTATACGATATGTTTATGGGTAGTATACCTGGATCCATAGCTGAAACTTCTGTATTGGCCATACTCATAGGTGCGTTTTTTTTAATTTATACTGGTATTGGGAGTTGGCAAATAATGTTTTCAGCTGTTGTTGGAGCCTCTGCAATCGGGCTTTTGTTTAATGCTGTGGCTCCTGAGGGCAATTCTCTTATGAGTTTCCCTTGGTGGAATCATATGTTAGTGGGTGGATTTGCTTTTGGAGTTGTATTTATGGCTACTGATCCTGTAAGTGCAGCACAGACGAATAAAGGAAAATACATATATGGTTTTTTAGTAGGTGTGTTTAGCATACTCATCAGGGTGTTTAATCCTGCTTATCCCGAGGGAGTTATGTTGGCTATATTATTTATGAATGTATTTGCTCCTACCATAGATCACTATGTTATACAGGCTAATATAAAAAGAAGGAAAAAGAGATTGAAATTGAATAGGGCTTAG
- the nqrC gene encoding NADH:ubiquinone reductase (Na(+)-transporting) subunit C: protein MNTDTNSYTFIFSAVLAVAVAAILSFTALSLKDKQNENIVQEKMQNILSTIRIHKSREESGKVFDNYIREKVSINKFGKIIDGIDAFDVDLSKELYKDLDKQVFPLYIAQKDDKKYYIIPIRGAGLWNAIWGYVCLEDDLNTVYGINLDHQGETPGLGAEINKKWFQDRFIGKKIIDEKGDFVSVRVVKGGVKNLPVSEQSHVVDGISGGTITSDGVSNMIMERIKNYIPYFKKIRVSTS from the coding sequence ATGAATACAGATACGAATAGTTATACTTTTATATTTTCAGCTGTTTTGGCTGTGGCTGTGGCTGCTATATTGTCTTTTACGGCTTTATCTCTTAAGGATAAACAAAATGAAAATATCGTTCAAGAAAAAATGCAAAATATTCTCTCTACAATCAGGATACACAAGAGTAGAGAAGAATCAGGTAAAGTATTCGACAATTATATAAGGGAAAAAGTATCTATTAATAAATTTGGTAAGATCATTGATGGTATAGATGCGTTCGATGTAGATTTATCAAAGGAATTGTATAAAGATCTAGATAAACAGGTTTTTCCATTATACATAGCTCAGAAAGATGATAAAAAGTATTATATAATTCCTATTAGGGGGGCTGGTCTATGGAATGCCATTTGGGGATATGTGTGTTTGGAAGACGATCTAAATACTGTATACGGAATTAATTTAGATCATCAAGGTGAGACCCCAGGTCTTGGAGCAGAGATAAACAAAAAGTGGTTTCAAGATCGTTTTATAGGTAAAAAAATTATTGATGAAAAAGGTGACTTTGTATCTGTAAGAGTTGTCAAAGGGGGTGTTAAAAACCTTCCAGTGTCAGAGCAATCTCATGTAGTAGATGGTATATCAGGGGGGACTATCACATCCGATGGAGTTTCCAATATGATAATGGAAAGAATAAAAAATTACATACCTTATTTTAAGAAGATAAGAGTTTCTACAAGTTAG
- a CDS encoding pyruvate carboxylase, with protein sequence MRIKKILVANRGEIAIRVFRASVELGIKTVAVFTYEDRYSQHRYKADESYQIGPNDSPIKPYLDADIIVKLAKEKGVDAIHPGYGFMSENEDFVQKCIDNDIIFIGPKPSVMRYLGDKVSAKRVAQKCGVSVIQSNERDLTDIDVAIQEAERISYPIMLKSVFGGGGRGMRVIRNRQELIKSYPEAKREALNSFGNDSVFMEKYVENPKHIEVQVVSDNYGNIVHLYERDCSVQRRYQKVIEMAPSYGLDEQVKQDLYKSAVDICKEVNYNNVGTVEFLLDSDNRIYFIEVNPRIQVEHTITEMVTNIDLVKTQIFVAGDYKLDSKEINIPSQECVKVNGYAIQSRITTEDPKNNFTPDYGTITAYRSAAGFGIRLDVGSVYQGVTISPFFDSMLVKVSAHSRELTSACKKMDRALQEFRIRGVKTNIPFLLNIVRNETFKSGKATVNFIENSKELFDIKKRRDRVSKIINYIGEVVVNGNPDVRFVQNDKRFVVPVVPKSDHYKAYPKGTKDMLTHMGTDGFSKWLKEEKKIHYTDTTMRDAHQSLIATRMRTYDMLKVAEGYAKAHSDIFSLEMWGGATFDVCMRFLYEDPWDRLRQLRKAIPNILFQMLLRGSNAVGYSAYSDNLICKFIERASVNGIDIFRVFDSLNWIDNIVPSIDFIRKNTSNIIEAAICYTGDILDPRNTKYNLAYYLQMAKDLENSGAHIIAIKDMAGLLKPYAAFELISALKQSVNLPIHLHTHDTSSLQSATYLKAIEADVDVIDVALGGMSGLTSQPNFNSIVEMMKNHPRENKMDVDSLNAYSNYWERVREYYYPFESNMKSGTAEVYKHEIPGGQYSNLMSQSASIGLGDKFEKIKKTYAHVNKLFGDVIKVTPSSKVVGDMAQFLVSNDYTVEDVISKGDSISYPDSVKSFFMGDLGQPLGGFPKELQDIILKGETPYTERPNSRIEPVDIDSDFECFSEIYQRDYHRELTLEDYLSYKLYPKVYADMHDKYLIYGDISKLPTENFFFGMKQGDEVMFDIDKGKSVLIKLLSVGQPNESGIRIVFFRVNGQTRNIFCRDRSLNVQENKNRKVESNNTKHLGAPLQGLLSKVFVKEGDSVIKGDTLFIIESMKTETAIVAERDAIVSDVIISDGNLVDVNDLVVVFK encoded by the coding sequence ATGAGAATAAAGAAAATATTAGTTGCTAATAGAGGAGAGATAGCCATTAGAGTTTTCAGAGCTTCAGTGGAATTAGGAATAAAAACTGTGGCTGTATTTACATATGAAGACAGGTATTCCCAACATCGTTACAAAGCTGATGAGTCATATCAGATAGGTCCCAATGACTCTCCTATAAAGCCCTATTTAGACGCGGATATAATTGTAAAATTAGCTAAAGAAAAAGGTGTTGACGCCATCCATCCTGGATATGGTTTTATGTCGGAAAATGAAGATTTTGTTCAAAAATGCATCGATAACGACATAATATTTATAGGCCCTAAACCTAGTGTTATGAGGTATTTAGGAGATAAGGTGAGTGCAAAACGAGTAGCACAGAAATGTGGAGTCTCTGTAATACAAAGCAATGAAAGAGATTTAACAGATATAGATGTGGCCATACAAGAGGCCGAAAGGATATCTTATCCCATTATGTTGAAATCTGTATTTGGAGGTGGTGGTAGAGGCATGCGCGTTATACGCAATAGACAAGAGCTGATAAAGTCGTATCCAGAGGCTAAGAGAGAAGCCTTGAATTCATTTGGAAACGATTCAGTATTCATGGAGAAATATGTGGAAAATCCAAAACACATAGAAGTACAGGTAGTATCAGATAACTATGGCAATATAGTTCATCTATACGAGAGAGATTGTTCTGTTCAAAGGCGTTATCAAAAGGTGATAGAGATGGCTCCATCTTATGGGTTAGATGAGCAAGTTAAACAAGATTTATACAAATCAGCCGTAGATATATGTAAAGAGGTAAATTATAACAATGTAGGAACTGTAGAGTTTTTATTAGATTCTGATAATCGCATTTATTTTATAGAGGTAAATCCTAGGATTCAAGTAGAACACACTATAACAGAGATGGTTACGAATATAGATTTGGTCAAGACCCAGATTTTTGTAGCAGGAGATTATAAACTAGATTCTAAAGAGATAAATATACCTTCCCAAGAATGTGTTAAAGTAAATGGATATGCCATACAATCTCGTATTACAACAGAAGATCCAAAAAATAATTTCACTCCCGATTATGGAACTATTACTGCTTATAGAAGCGCTGCAGGTTTTGGTATCCGCTTAGATGTGGGAAGTGTTTATCAAGGTGTGACAATAAGTCCTTTTTTCGATTCTATGTTAGTAAAGGTATCTGCTCATTCTAGGGAATTGACCAGCGCTTGTAAAAAAATGGATCGGGCCTTACAAGAATTCAGAATAAGGGGAGTCAAGACGAATATTCCTTTTTTATTAAATATAGTTAGAAATGAAACTTTTAAAAGTGGAAAAGCTACAGTTAATTTTATAGAGAATTCTAAAGAGTTATTTGATATAAAGAAAAGACGAGATAGGGTATCTAAAATAATAAATTACATAGGCGAGGTTGTAGTAAATGGTAATCCCGATGTGAGGTTTGTTCAAAATGACAAGAGATTTGTAGTACCTGTAGTTCCTAAGTCTGATCATTACAAGGCTTATCCAAAGGGGACTAAAGATATGCTTACCCATATGGGTACAGATGGATTTTCTAAATGGTTGAAAGAGGAGAAAAAGATACATTACACTGATACAACTATGAGGGATGCTCATCAATCTCTTATAGCCACTCGTATGCGTACTTATGATATGTTAAAAGTAGCTGAAGGATATGCCAAGGCACATTCTGATATTTTCAGTTTAGAGATGTGGGGAGGGGCTACTTTCGATGTGTGTATGAGATTTCTGTATGAAGATCCTTGGGATAGGTTGAGGCAGTTGAGAAAGGCCATTCCAAATATTTTATTTCAGATGTTGTTGAGAGGTTCCAATGCTGTTGGCTATTCGGCCTATTCCGATAATCTGATCTGCAAGTTCATAGAGAGGGCCTCTGTAAATGGTATAGATATTTTCAGAGTTTTCGACTCTCTAAACTGGATAGATAATATAGTTCCTTCCATAGATTTTATAAGAAAAAACACATCTAACATAATAGAGGCCGCCATTTGTTATACAGGCGACATTTTAGATCCTAGAAATACTAAATATAACTTAGCTTACTATCTACAAATGGCTAAGGATTTGGAGAATTCTGGAGCTCATATCATAGCTATAAAAGATATGGCGGGATTGTTAAAACCATATGCTGCCTTTGAGCTTATATCTGCTTTAAAACAAAGTGTCAATCTGCCTATCCATCTTCACACTCATGATACTTCTTCTCTACAGTCTGCCACTTATTTAAAGGCTATTGAAGCTGATGTGGATGTTATAGATGTAGCTTTAGGAGGTATGTCTGGATTGACGTCTCAGCCTAATTTTAACTCTATAGTCGAGATGATGAAAAATCATCCTAGAGAAAATAAAATGGATGTAGATTCTTTAAATGCCTATTCTAATTATTGGGAGAGGGTGAGGGAGTATTACTATCCATTTGAGTCTAATATGAAATCTGGAACCGCAGAGGTTTATAAACATGAAATTCCAGGCGGTCAGTATTCAAATTTGATGTCTCAGTCTGCGTCTATAGGTTTGGGTGATAAGTTCGAAAAGATAAAAAAGACATATGCCCATGTAAATAAATTATTTGGAGATGTAATAAAGGTAACTCCTAGTTCTAAGGTGGTGGGCGATATGGCTCAATTCTTAGTCTCTAATGATTACACTGTAGAGGATGTGATATCCAAGGGAGATAGCATCTCTTATCCCGATTCGGTAAAGTCTTTTTTTATGGGTGATTTAGGTCAACCTTTAGGAGGGTTTCCAAAAGAGCTTCAAGATATAATTCTCAAAGGTGAAACGCCTTATACGGAGAGACCAAATTCTAGAATAGAGCCTGTAGATATCGATTCTGATTTTGAATGTTTCTCAGAGATATATCAAAGAGATTATCACAGGGAGCTGACCCTAGAGGATTATCTCTCTTATAAGCTTTATCCTAAGGTATATGCTGATATGCATGATAAGTATTTAATATATGGTGACATATCTAAGTTGCCCACGGAAAATTTCTTTTTTGGAATGAAGCAAGGTGATGAGGTGATGTTCGATATAGATAAAGGTAAATCTGTATTGATAAAATTATTGTCTGTAGGACAGCCAAATGAATCGGGTATTAGGATAGTTTTCTTTAGGGTAAATGGTCAAACCAGAAATATATTTTGTCGTGATAGGTCTTTAAACGTACAAGAGAATAAAAATAGGAAGGTAGAGTCAAATAATACAAAACATCTGGGCGCTCCCTTGCAAGGGCTCCTTTCAAAAGTATTTGTCAAAGAGGGAGATTCTGTAATTAAGGGCGATACATTATTCATAATAGAGTCTATGAAGACTGAGACTGCTATTGTTGCTGAGCGAGATGCAATTGTATCAGATGTTATTATAAGTGATGGTAATTTAGTAGATGTAAATGATTTAGTAGTAGTTTTTAAATAA
- a CDS encoding Na(+)-translocating NADH-quinone reductase subunit A: MFGEVRIKKGLNIKIQGASEKVYDSNCYESNKIALKPTDFHSVIPKLLVEVGDSVEVGSPIFCSKADSRIVFVSTVSGKVSSIVRGEKRKILEVIIESDHKRTQSKRDFDPISDISSEKAKEILLSSGLWPYIMQRPFDVIADPDSSPKSIFVSALDTCPLPNNYEFSLIKDVDNIQAGINVLKKFTDGNFYFSVDSDIINSIFSKLSGVKLTKVSGPHPSGDVGVQIHHIDPINKGEQVWVVNPQDLAIIGRFFLTGELSFERVVSICGTEVINPKYTKVISGSNLESFLPMFKEGNNRIISGNIFTGNTIKRDGFLSHYSNHITVIPEGDNYDFLGWLLPSSKKFFPLIRANNFSWLFPNKKYKLDTNTNGEERALVVTGDYEKVFPMDIYPLQLLKAFMTEDVELLEELGAYEVSPEDFALIEFICPSKINSQQIVREGLDLMKKELG; this comes from the coding sequence ATGTTCGGAGAAGTTAGGATAAAGAAAGGGCTTAACATTAAAATTCAAGGAGCTTCAGAGAAAGTTTATGACTCTAATTGTTATGAGTCTAATAAAATAGCTTTAAAGCCTACTGATTTTCACAGCGTAATTCCTAAGTTATTAGTTGAGGTGGGCGATAGTGTAGAGGTAGGATCTCCTATTTTCTGTTCTAAGGCCGATAGTAGAATTGTTTTTGTTTCCACAGTTAGTGGAAAAGTTTCTTCTATAGTTAGGGGTGAAAAAAGAAAAATTTTAGAGGTAATCATAGAGTCAGATCACAAGAGAACACAATCCAAGAGAGATTTTGACCCCATATCTGATATTTCCAGCGAAAAAGCCAAAGAAATACTGCTATCGAGTGGTTTGTGGCCGTATATAATGCAGAGGCCTTTTGATGTTATAGCAGATCCTGATAGCTCTCCTAAATCCATTTTTGTATCTGCTTTAGATACTTGTCCTCTTCCAAATAACTATGAGTTTTCTCTCATAAAGGATGTCGATAATATACAAGCTGGTATAAATGTTCTCAAGAAGTTTACAGATGGTAATTTTTATTTTTCTGTAGATAGTGATATTATAAACTCTATATTTTCAAAATTATCTGGTGTTAAATTAACCAAAGTTAGTGGACCTCACCCATCAGGTGATGTAGGAGTTCAAATCCATCATATAGACCCTATAAATAAAGGTGAGCAAGTGTGGGTTGTAAACCCTCAGGATTTGGCCATTATAGGCAGGTTCTTTTTAACGGGAGAATTGAGTTTTGAAAGAGTCGTGTCTATTTGTGGCACAGAGGTTATAAATCCTAAATATACAAAGGTTATATCTGGTTCGAATTTAGAGAGTTTTTTGCCCATGTTTAAAGAGGGTAATAACAGGATAATAAGTGGCAATATATTTACTGGCAATACTATAAAAAGGGATGGTTTTTTATCTCATTATAGCAATCATATCACAGTTATTCCCGAAGGTGACAATTATGATTTTTTGGGTTGGTTATTGCCTTCTTCAAAGAAGTTTTTTCCACTTATAAGGGCTAATAACTTTTCTTGGTTATTTCCTAATAAAAAGTACAAATTAGACACTAATACCAATGGAGAAGAAAGGGCTTTAGTAGTCACTGGTGATTATGAAAAGGTTTTTCCCATGGACATATATCCATTGCAATTGTTAAAGGCTTTTATGACAGAGGATGTAGAGCTCTTAGAAGAGCTGGGGGCTTATGAGGTTTCTCCTGAAGACTTTGCGCTTATAGAATTTATATGTCCTTCAAAAATTAATTCTCAGCAAATAGTTAGAGAAGGATTAGATTTAATGAAAAAAGAGTTAGGCTAA
- a CDS encoding type IX secretion system plug protein — translation MKLDITIAQTYPLKTISLNSSIHKTTPAIGLDNGYLLLNFDLLTNADESFKYTIVHCDENWKPSNLSKMEYIEGFHSNTIHNFNFSFNTLQPYINYNLKIPNDHMKIKLSGNYLLAVYKNDENNPIFTRRFFVYKENISLNISTDRSDDFKRYKTHQKLKLELNTNETNPSSIKLGVTKNGYWNDIKIIKEPSFIKMGHMIYNGDNTVFEGGNEFRFFSCTSTKVIGLEVSNIELNDRYEFNLVEDIPWKNNLYQQMSDINGSFSIFSRDNEKANTESDYVYVNFTLNSVELFEKKIFIVGSFNNWELSQAMTYDTENMNYKSKLLLKQGVYNYKYTVVNEKTNMKRDNYIDGSFFETKNEYTFLIYKKDVGHTHTELLGIKVYEQKR, via the coding sequence ATGAAATTAGATATAACTATTGCCCAAACATACCCTTTGAAAACTATATCTCTAAACAGCAGTATTCATAAAACTACTCCTGCGATAGGCCTAGATAATGGATACCTCCTGTTGAATTTTGATTTACTGACCAATGCAGACGAATCATTCAAATACACAATAGTTCACTGTGATGAAAATTGGAAACCATCTAATTTGTCCAAAATGGAATACATAGAAGGATTTCACAGTAATACAATACATAATTTCAATTTTTCATTTAATACCCTTCAACCTTATATAAACTACAATTTAAAAATCCCCAATGACCATATGAAAATAAAACTGTCGGGCAATTACCTTTTGGCAGTATACAAAAACGATGAAAATAATCCGATTTTCACAAGACGTTTTTTCGTTTATAAGGAAAATATTTCTTTGAATATCTCCACGGACAGAAGTGACGATTTTAAGAGATACAAAACACATCAAAAACTAAAATTAGAATTAAATACAAATGAGACTAACCCTAGCTCCATAAAGCTAGGTGTCACTAAAAATGGATATTGGAATGATATAAAAATAATAAAAGAACCATCTTTTATAAAAATGGGACATATGATCTACAACGGAGACAATACAGTATTTGAAGGAGGAAATGAATTTAGATTTTTTAGTTGCACTAGCACTAAAGTCATAGGGTTAGAGGTTTCTAATATAGAACTAAACGACAGATATGAATTTAACTTAGTAGAAGACATCCCTTGGAAAAACAATCTATATCAACAAATGAGCGATATAAATGGGAGCTTCTCTATTTTCAGCAGAGATAACGAAAAAGCAAATACTGAATCCGATTACGTCTATGTAAATTTTACACTAAACTCTGTGGAACTATTTGAAAAAAAAATATTTATAGTTGGAAGTTTTAATAACTGGGAACTCTCACAAGCTATGACATATGACACAGAAAATATGAATTACAAGTCTAAACTACTCCTAAAACAAGGCGTGTACAATTACAAATACACAGTTGTAAATGAAAAAACAAATATGAAAAGAGACAACTACATAGATGGCTCTTTTTTTGAAACCAAAAATGAATACACTTTTTTAATATATAAAAAAGATGTAGGCCATACACACACCGAACTTTTAGGGATAAAAGTTTATGAACAAAAAAGATAG